One Aegilops tauschii subsp. strangulata cultivar AL8/78 chromosome 7, Aet v6.0, whole genome shotgun sequence genomic window carries:
- the LOC109787396 gene encoding elongation factor 1-gamma 2: MALVLHSGSGNKNAFKALIAAEYCGVKVELTKNFEMGVSNKTPEFIKMNPLGKVPVLETPDGAVFESNAIARYVARSKGDNLLWGGSLIEYARVEQWMDFGATEVDPNIARWLYPRLGYMPYNAQSEEFGIAGLKRALEALNTHLASNTFLVGHSVTLADIVMTCNLYHGFARILTKTFTSEFPHVERYFWTMVNQPNFKKVIGDFKQAEVVPPVQKKAAPAKPKEAKKEAPKAAPKPAEVEAPEEEAPKPKPKNPLDLLPPSKMVLDDWKRLYSNTKSNFHDVAVKGFWEMYDPEGYSLWFCDYKYQEENTVSYVTLNKVGGFLQRMDLCRKYAFGKMLVIGSEAPFKVKGLWLFRGQDIPEFVMNEVYDMELYEWTKVDLSDEAQKKRVEAMIEDLEPFEGQALLDAKCFK, translated from the exons ATGGCGCTC GTTTTGCATTCGGGCAGTGGCAACAAGAATGCCTTCAAGGCACTTATTGCTGCAGAGTACTGTGGGGTCAAGGTTGAGCTGACCAAGAACTTTGAGATGGGTGTCTCAAACAAAACCCCTGAATTCATCAAGATGAATCCCCTTGGCAAG GTTCCTGTTCTTGAGACTCCTGATGGTGCTGTTTTTGAGAGCAATGCTATTGCACGCTATG TTGCTCGCTCAAAGGGTGACAACCTGCTTTGGGGTGGTTCTCTTATTGAATAT GCGCGTGTTGAGCAATGGATGGACTTTGGTGCCACAGAGGTTGATCCCAATATCGCAAGGTGGCTGTACCCAAGGCTTGGTTATATGCCTTACAATGCCCAG TCTGAGGAATTCGGCATTGCTGGATTGAAGAGGGCCCTTGAAGCATTGAACACACACCTGGCATCAAACACATTCCTTGTTGGGCATTCTGTCACTCTGGCTGATATTGTCATGACATGCAACCTCTACCATGGTTTTGCTCGGATCTTGACCAAGACTTTCACATCTGAGTTCCCTCATGTTGAGAGGTACTTCTGGACCATGGTTAACCAGCCTAACTTCAAGAAGGTCATTGGCGATTTCAAGCAGGCAGAGGTTGTACCTCCTGTTCAGAAGAAGGCTGCTCCTGCTAAACCAAAGGAGGCCAAGAAAGAGGCTCCCAAGGCGGCCCCAAAGCCAGCAGAGGTTGAGGCACCAGAGGAAGAGGCACCAAAGCCAAAGCCCAAAAATCCCCTTGATCTACTGCCACCAAGCAAGATGGTACTTGATGACTGGAAGAGGCTATACTCAAACACTAAGAGCAACTTCCATGATGTTGCTGTTAAAG GTTTCTGGGAGATGTATGACCCAGAGGGCTACTCTCTCTGGTTCTGTGACTACAAGTACCAGGAAGAGAACACCGTGTCCTACGTGACCCTGAACAAGGTCGGCGGGTTCCTGCAGCGGATGGATCTGTGCCGCAAGTACGCTTTTGGCAAGATGCTCGTGATTGGTTCTGAGGCGCCCTTCAAAGTCAAGGGGCTGTGGCTCTTCCGTGGGCAGGACATCCCTGAGTTCGTCATGAATGAGGTCTATGACATGGAGCTCTACGAGTGGACTAAGGTTGACCTCTCCGACGAGGCCCAGAAGAAGCGTGTCGAGGCCATGATCGAGGACCTTGAGCCGTTTGAGGGGCAGGCCTTGCTGGACGCCAAGTGCTTCAAGTAA